The DNA segment GCAATTATATCGCTGATTATTTTTTTAATCAACAACAATCTTGCTAAAAAATGAATGTATTGAGTGATTAAAATCAGTGCGTTTTGCGCAACTTAATCCCATGCCTTAGCCGATAACATCCCCTAGAAAGAATTGTGGGGGGTTGAACATGCTAAAAGGTTTAGGAATTTTTTTGATTTTACTCATCGTCTTAAGCGCCTGTGGGGGGACCGCTCAAGACGATCCTATCAAGAAAAATTGTAAAGACACCAATTGCCAAACCGCACCAACGCCACCACCCACCACACCACCTATTGCAACCCCAACACCAGGGCTACCTGAAGTCGTTGTCCCCGGCCTTCAAGCGTTAAGCCAAGCAACGGGCGCTACCCCTGAATTTATTATGGAAGCAGCTGCTGACTATGGTTATACAGACTTTACAGCCCTCCCTGTTAATTCGGATTTGGTGGAATTTCTCGTTAAAGTGAGCGAAGCCAATTATGGTGATGCTTACCTGAACCTTTTGAAACAAAATTATACTATCATTCATTTGGGTAACGCAAAATTCGAGGATGTTAGCAAAAAATTAAAAAACGCACTGGTCTCCACCAAACTTTTGCTCTTACCGCTCATTGAACTGACTACGAGTAAAGACATCATTGACATCTTAAACGAAGAAAAACCTGATGGAATTGGAGAATTGGTTTTGAATGCACCGACTGCTTGGCAACAGCAACTCTTTCCTTTGCCTGAGGGCCTCGACCCTACATCGGCGCTCGCTAACGTTTTCAAGTACGTTTTTACGGTTTATTATGCCACATTCATTTCAGTGCGTATTGATGGCGCCTGTTACACCCTCTTCCAATTCAATGCTGACTCTGACCCCAACGATCAGCTGCGCGGCTCCATCAGCCTCGTTCAATGCAAAGACAGTGCCTTTACCGCTTACTTCTACGAATAACCCCTAAAGCTTCTTCAAAGCTTGCACCAAGTGATTCACCATATTCTGCGCATCGCCATAAAGCATGCGCGTATTATCGGTGTAAAAAAGTTCGTTCTCAACCCCCGCAAAACCCTTGCCCTTACCGCGTTTAATCACAATGGCATTTTTTGAACGATCGACATCTAAAATCGGCATACCATAAATGGGGCTGGCGGTATTGCTGCGCGCGGCCGGGTTCACCACATCGTTAGCCCCAATCACCAGGCTCACATCCGTGGTAGCAAATTCGGGGTTGATTTCTTCAATATCAAATAATTGCTCATAGGCAATGCCCGCTTCGGCCAACAACACATTCATGTGCCCAGGCATGCGGCCGGCCACCGGGTGAATGGCAAACTTAACCGTAACACCCCGTTGCTGGAGCAAGTCGGATAATTCTTTCACTTTATGCTGGGCTTGAGCGACTGCCATACCATACCCCGGCACCACAATGACCTTTTCAGCATAGGCTAACAACACTGCGGCATCATCGGGGTCAATGGCTTTCAGGCTACCCTTCATTTCACTGCAGTCATCCTTTTGCTCTTGACCAAAGGCACCAAACAAAATGTTGCTAATCGAACGATTCATGGCCTTAGCCATCAACTGCGTCAACAGAGTACCCGCAGCCCCCACCACCGTGCCGGCAATAATCATGGCATCGTTCTTAAGGGCAAAGCCCTCCAACCCAACAGCCAAGCCAGTCAGGGCATTGTAGAGCGAAATCACCACCGGCATATCTCCGCCCCCAATCGGTAAGGTCATGAAAATGCCAAACAGCAACGCACCCACAAAAAATAACAAGATAAACCCCGACGAAGGATCTTTTAATAAATAAGCACCCACCAACACCGACCCGATCAAAACAAGAAAATTAAAAACCTGTTGCCCAAAAAAAGTGATGGGGCGTTCCCGCATTAAACCTTGCAATTTAGTAAAGGCGATAAGACTGCCCGTAAAAGCCACCGTTCCAATCAAGCCCCCTGCAATTGTTAAAATTCTAAGGCTTAACTCCGAAACACCATTTTGCGTCAACTCAACGGCCGCAATGGCTGCAGCTGCGCCACCCCCCATGCCATTATAAAGAGCGATCATCTGAGGCATCGCAGTCATAGTAACTTTTTTCGCTGCCACAAAGGCGACCAAGCCACCCAGTGCAATGGCGATGACCATCAGCAAATGATTTTCTAACCCCGGATGTAAAAAAGTAACCGCAACGGCCAACAACATGGCCACACCTGCCCACACAATCCCGCTGCGCGCGGTCGTAGGCGAGCTCATTTTCTTGAGCCCCAAGATCACCAAAACCACAGTCAAAAAATAAACGCTTTGAATCAGTATAGGCACGGTGTTTATTTTTCCTTTCGTTTTTTCTTTTCAAACATTTCTAGCATACGCACGGTTACCGCATAACCACCCGCGGCATTCATGGTTGCTAAAAAAACCCCACTAAACCCAATCACCTTTTCAACCATCGTTCTCGATTCGCCCAGGGCAACCATCGCCCCCACCAACACAATACCATGCACAAAGTTTGAGCCCGACATGAGCGGGGTGTGCAAAATCACAGGGACTCGCGCAATGACTTCATAGCCCGTAAAGGCCGCTAAAAGAAAAATATATAAAGCCGGAGAGACCGATTCCATTAGAGTTTGACTCCTTGAATAATTTCGTCTTTTAAATCAGCAGTTAAAGTTTTCCCATTTTGCGTCAAAAGGTTTAAAAATTGTAAAAGATTTTTGGCATACATTTCACTGGCATGGGCTGGCAATAGACTCGGCAAATTCGTTAGGCCTACGATTTTTACCCCGTGGCTTTCTACTATTTCCCCTGCCTTCGTGAGTTCACAATTGCCGCCCGATTCGGCTGCAATATCCACCACCACCGAGCCTGATTTCATGCCGTCGATCATAGCCTTGGTAATTAAACGAGGCGCAGATCGACCTGGCACCTGGGCTGTAGTAATGACAATATCGGCCTCAGCAACGTGCTTAGCAAAAACTTCTTTTTCTTTATTTTTTTCTTCTTCGGTAAGCTCGCGGGCATAACCCCCTTGAGTTTCAGCATTGACTGTACCCCCCACAAATTTGGCACCCAGCGATTCCACCTGTTCTTTCACACTGGCTCGAATGTCATGGGCACTCACAATGGCACCCAAGCGCCTAGCCGTAGCAATGGCCTGCAAACCCGCCACACCCGCCCCTAAAATCAAAACTTTCGCCGGCCGAATGGTGCCTGCAGCGGTTGTGAGCATAGGAAAAAATTTGGGGCTAGCACCCGCGGCTAACAGTACAGCCTTATAGCCCGCCACCGTGGATTGAGAAGAAAGCACATCCATCACTTGCGCCCGTGTGATGCGTGGCATGAACTCCATGGCAAAACATTGCACCTTTTTATTTTTGAGCTGCGCAAGCCTTTCAGGGTCGCGATGGGCAAAGAAGAGACCAATTAAAATTTTACCTTCGGGGATTAACTCAATTTCTGCCTCAAGGGGGGGCTGTACCTTTAAGAGGATATCCACCCGGCTTAAAAGTGCCCTTTTATCTGCCTCAATCTTGGCACCGGCTTTTTCATAGAGTTCATCGGGGAAATAGGCGCTAAGCCCAGCCCCTTTTTCGACTCTAACTTCGTAACCCGCTTGCACTAATTTGGCCACCACTTCAGGAACCAAGGCCACTCGATTTTCGCCGCTTTGAATTTCTTTTAAAACTCCCACACCAACGGGCACAGGCTCTCTCCTTTAGTCAGTACAATAAAATCACTAGACCTCTTGCAGAACCGTTGCGAGCGACCCAAGGACAAGGCGGGTCGGGGCCCCAAAACCGCAGCGTATCCGTGGATGGTGTCATTGCGAGCCCAACGGGCGAAGCAATCTCGCCGGTTAAACAGAGGAGATTGCTTCACCCTAAAGGGTTCGCAATGACAGTGTAACGCAAGTCATTGGGTCGCACAGTAGGTTATGCAAGAGGTCTATTACAAAAAGTGAACCGATAGGTAAATCATTATTACCATGATTGTCATCAGCCATGGCTCTATCTCTCGTCATGAATGCCCCGAAACAACTTTTTTTGCCCTTCACCGATAACTTTAATGCAGGGGGGATTTATTTAGGGAGTTGAGCCCGTGCGAAATTTTACACGCCCCACAGCATTCATTTTTACGATTGTTTTATCAGCTTTTTTCTGGAGTTGCGAAGTTGTAAAGGTGGACAAAACCCCCAACAACCCGCTAATTCAAGCTGAGGTTGAAGCTGAGAGCCAACCCACTGAAACCCAACCCAGCGCTGAAGAAGAACAGGCCGTTAAAAGAGAAGTTTTAATTAAAATGCTTAGCTCAATGACCGGTACCGACATTGAAACCATTGAAGAAAATTTAAGCCTCGCCCAAGTCGATATACCCATGGCTGAAATCACCAAACAAACCATACTATTTATTGCGGCCATCGACCCCGAAACCCAAGACTTGGCACAAAAGGTCAAAGAATTAAACTATCAATGGACCATAGAGAAAAAACAATCGGCTTTTGAACCCCTTATCAAGGCCAATAAAGAATTAAAGGTGCGTATATCCACCTTACTTATTTTAATTGCTCCTGATCATGAGTTTGATCAGCCCCAAGATGATGGAAAATTTGGTGCTGGAATTGCCGAAGCCGGTGGAGGAATTATTGGTGCTATTGTTGACGCTATTATCGAGGGTTTGATACAAGTTGGTCTCGCCATCTCCTATAATATCGATGGCCAATGTAAGAGCTTCTTTTATTTCAATTATCCCATCTTAGAAAAAACCCGAGGTTATGTAACCCTCGTGGATTGCGGAAAAAATCCTATCGATTTTCAATAAAAACGCATGACAGCCCAAATCTGCCTTCTCAACCCA comes from the Deltaproteobacteria bacterium genome and includes:
- a CDS encoding Re/Si-specific NAD(P)(+) transhydrogenase subunit alpha, which produces MPVGVGVLKEIQSGENRVALVPEVVAKLVQAGYEVRVEKGAGLSAYFPDELYEKAGAKIEADKRALLSRVDILLKVQPPLEAEIELIPEGKILIGLFFAHRDPERLAQLKNKKVQCFAMEFMPRITRAQVMDVLSSQSTVAGYKAVLLAAGASPKFFPMLTTAAGTIRPAKVLILGAGVAGLQAIATARRLGAIVSAHDIRASVKEQVESLGAKFVGGTVNAETQGGYARELTEEEKNKEKEVFAKHVAEADIVITTAQVPGRSAPRLITKAMIDGMKSGSVVVDIAAESGGNCELTKAGEIVESHGVKIVGLTNLPSLLPAHASEMYAKNLLQFLNLLTQNGKTLTADLKDEIIQGVKL
- a CDS encoding NAD(P)(+) transhydrogenase (Re/Si-specific) subunit beta — protein: MPILIQSVYFLTVVLVILGLKKMSSPTTARSGIVWAGVAMLLAVAVTFLHPGLENHLLMVIAIALGGLVAFVAAKKVTMTAMPQMIALYNGMGGGAAAAIAAVELTQNGVSELSLRILTIAGGLIGTVAFTGSLIAFTKLQGLMRERPITFFGQQVFNFLVLIGSVLVGAYLLKDPSSGFILLFFVGALLFGIFMTLPIGGGDMPVVISLYNALTGLAVGLEGFALKNDAMIIAGTVVGAAGTLLTQLMAKAMNRSISNILFGAFGQEQKDDCSEMKGSLKAIDPDDAAVLLAYAEKVIVVPGYGMAVAQAQHKVKELSDLLQQRGVTVKFAIHPVAGRMPGHMNVLLAEAGIAYEQLFDIEEINPEFATTDVSLVIGANDVVNPAARSNTASPIYGMPILDVDRSKNAIVIKRGKGKGFAGVENELFYTDNTRMLYGDAQNMVNHLVQALKKL
- a CDS encoding NAD(P) transhydrogenase subunit alpha, whose product is MESVSPALYIFLLAAFTGYEVIARVPVILHTPLMSGSNFVHGIVLVGAMVALGESRTMVEKVIGFSGVFLATMNAAGGYAVTVRMLEMFEKKKRKEK